Genomic segment of Gouania willdenowi chromosome 17, fGouWil2.1, whole genome shotgun sequence:
ttttcttaaATGATTCCACAAATTTTccctaaatgaaataaaacttggtcaaagaaaatttaaagtgaagatcttgcAGCGAGTGATATTtgtatgttattattttttttcttggatATTGTTAGTGCCTTACAgtacatattttacatattaCTGTAACCAGATGATAGGTTTCTGCTGCTGTGTGCAAAGAAATTGTTGGTTTTCTCAGCGTTAAGCTGTACGCTGTGTTCGCTGGGCTGATTGTGAGCCGATAGGTTTGTTGATTTAACGTCCGACGACGTTCAAAGGTGAGACGGAGACAGAGAAGCCACGAGATTGTGGAAAAGCTGGAGATTAGGAGAACATGTCGGACCCATAAAGTGTCAGAGCTGACCTTTGCTTTGATGACGTGTTACAAAAGGTGAAGATGCAGCTGCTCCATTGGTTTAATACTCATTTAGATTCGTTTTAGACATAATAATCATGTGTTCCTGCTCAAAAACGGATTATTTCATGAATAATcatcatttgaaaaacacattaacacatgCATTACCATTATAATACATGTTTTGTGCTGATCCTAACTATCCAGTTGCCAGTCATTTTCATCCTATCTCTTCCCTCTGTTTTCAGGGAATAGAGTGTGTGCAGCTGCCAAGAGGTGGAGACATTGATAAAATATTATGCCCTCAAGAACTATTTTGGATACACACATTAGACTCTGCACCCAAATGGCTTTAATGTTGACTTTGATATGATTGCTGTTATATATGGATTTTTATTgatctgtcattttatttgtggttTTAGGGACTGCATTTTATGACTGTCGGCCTTTATGCAACGTCTTTATCTAGTATGTActcaatcttttatttattttactgtgcATATATGCatatctttttttgtattgtctAGTTGTGTTTGCCTAGATTGTAATTGGTAGTTGTGGAGTATCTCTGTAATGTTTCAATCTATTGCTGTGCAGAGAGGACTACACACTGCTTTGGAACTTCATCTCCCATGTGAGCAGGAGTTGTGCAGGAAAGGCGTGACTGATCACTGATCACTGTACTCATGCTGATTTTTACCCTGATGAAGATCCTCTGCAGGGCCGGTTGAAAGCAGACATATGTGAGGGAGCAGTCAGAAATGTGAAGGGGGCATCATATGTACACATCATGCTCCAGCACTTTGTTTCCCCTGTGCTTATagtaacagtgttttcttcattgaatTGGGTTGTTGGCTATGTGTCCAACCTCAACCTAGAGAAGTGGATTGCACTTAGTCAGACCTGTCCAACTTTGGTGTCCCACCTGAAGACTAAGCTCCTGCTGGTATAGCTCTTAAGGTCACTGGTCACTGGATCAAATCAGTGATATAATCTGGAGCCTGTTTGTCAAGTGCCCTGAAAGTCAGCACCAGAATTTAAAAGTACACTCTGAAGGCAACAGGGAGCAAATGGAGGGACTTCAGAACAGGAGTTAAATGGTCTCTCCTGTTGGTGCGGGTCAGGAGCCTCGCTGAAGAGTTTTGTACATACTGTAGGCGAGTCAGCTCCTTCTTATTTAGGCGGGTGAACAGGCTGTTGTAGTCCAACCGCGATGACACAAAAGCATGAATAATAGTCTTCAGCTCTTTTTGTGAGACCATCTGTCTCAGCTTGGCGATATTACGCAGTTGAAAGAAACAGTTCTTTAATAACTGTCTCAAATGCTGCACTAGAGACATGTTTTTATCAAATATAATTCCCAGGCTTCGCAAACTGGTTTTGATTCTCTTCCTGTAAACACATCAACAGGTTGTGTCCAGCCCAGGATGAGGCTGTCTGGAAGAGGTCTGGCCATTATGCTGTAGGTATGCCCAAGAGGGCTTCAAACTCCGCCTTCATGGAAACCCGTGTAGTGCAGTGATGTGATGAGGATTGTGGCTGGTGAAGCACTGACTTTTTCAGAGTCAgatttacaaatatttgaacctatttataGACCCATatcaatgtggacaaacatgagacatgtGACTGGCATACTtggtgcagaaaccatgttgcTTACATATATGACGCTTGataaatggcaatgaatgaaccgctgttGAGGATCGAAAATAATTTGTggtatgtagaaagcttgtcacctgaggacgtggccgcttatttaaggaaactcgcTTTAAGTACGATTGCGAGACCCATGCGGCATTCTTGAAAACTAGTGGTCATTCGATGTGCGCTCCTGGCCCGACGTTCAATGGCCAGACGTACCTGAGACCCTCAGAGATGACAAGGAGGTGCTGGACTCTGGAGGTGGAGCTACTTCCCTGCACACGGCGCCAGTAAAAAGGTGAGCAGCACCTGTTACACAAAACTCCACATATTATATAGTTAATGTTCAAGGGGAACAGCTCCAACCTACAGAGTAAGTTCAAACCTGCCAAATATATACCTGATAACTGTAAAGATAATAATAAGCAATGGAAAAATGACCTATTTCTTAACTTTAACTTTTAATATGATCATGAGAAATGATTCTTTTTTAAAGGGAGGTTGAAAAAGAACTCATCAAAAGACCTGAACTGCAGAGAGACAGCAGGCACATCTAGATTGATGGAAAGGAATGAACTCTAAATCAGTAATAAAAGTCCTCTAAAGAGTAAAAGAGAGAAATAGGCCCACCCATAAAAGGGATGGTACACGTTTAAGGAAACGCTGGGCTAGTGTGTTTTGTTCAATGGGCCACTGTCAGATTATAAATTCAGACTTCATTTTAAATCATGAGATGAAAATTCCTTTCATGATAAGATGACATTCCTTACGTCAATGAGTCAAACTATAAATTCAtacttcattttaaaaaagcGTGCGGGTGAAAATCCCCACTTCAAAGCGGTCATCTGTACTTTAAAAGGACCTTCTTCAGACAGGCTTGCTTGCTAATACACATGTAGAAACGTGCTGGAACAGAGTGTAATAGATGCGTTTCTCATTAAATCTGAGCATGGAGTGAGGaatcataatctttgatttgaggggGTAAGACATGCCCCCTCTTGCCCCGGCGTAGAGCTGGCCCCGGTCCTCTGACAGAAAGCTTGGTGTAATAAAGTTACTTTCATTGATCAAAGCGTGCAGATCCAATTTTTTCACACAATCTTGCccgtttttgttcttttttttttttttttgcaccttgGCATGTTTTTGGTTGTCTTAAGTCATTCTGTACATTCCAATTTTTGTAACCACCAGTAGCACACGAGTGCATCCTCCCTGCTTTGCCCACGCATGGTTCAGAGAAAGTACAGAGGATGTGCTCACAGCCTCTATTTATAATATTGCTGAAGATCATCTTAAAAGGCAATCTGCTCACAGAAGACAACAAACTCCTCTGATTGTCTCCTGTGGGGTGCCTGGCTGTGACATCATCTTTGAAGGCAACTGGGAGAGTAGCATCTAAttatactactattattattgttattagtcatagtagtagtagtattacaTACTCTGAGGAACTCTTACTTACTTAATATGATATTTCTATAGAGGTTAGAAAACAGACACAAATATTATTATGATCAATTTataaaattcacattttttttagagaaaataaaacaataacaatttaataaatcaaaaatcagtcACAATGTCAAGTAATTTTTGTACATGGTCCTTCAACAAATCAATGATAATAGTTTCAGTCCATCTGAAGATTATTCCAGAATAAGCAGATATAGATGATGAATGGAAGAGTTTCATAGCAGCTAAACAAACCATACAAATCTATATTATCCTTCATTAAAGAGAGTTTCTGAGATCATCACAGCTCTGAGTCACACCAGAGGCCAAAGATcgcctctcctcctcctcctcgtctgcGTTTTCACTTGAATCAGCACTGACGTCTCCAGTAGGATGAGCTGCTACCTGCTGCAGGTAACTCTCCCACTGCAGCAGCTGATTGGCCCAGCTCTGACACACCTCATGCACtccaggccccgcccctccgTATTCCGTAGGAAGAATGCTCCGAGGGAAGAAATCTCCCAAAGAGTCCCTGAAACCTGCACCGTGCATGTGGATCTGAAACAGTTACAGAGGAATATATGAACTGAGGACTTCTAGTTTTTATTTCTAACAGAGTGCATTAGTTACTGACCATTGTCAACCTAAAAAATGACTATTACCAAagcaattcattattattattacatgttatTACAGTAAGAAGTGTTGGCTTCAGATACACCAACACTGATATCAGTCAGATGAGATGTTCACCAACACTGTGTACACTAGAGCAGCACCTGTTATAAGGTCTAGACTAGGGGTCTGAtacctgcggctctggggcctcatgtggctcaTTGACTCTTTCACAATGGCTCCTTAGAGCTTTTaagaaaagtgaaataaatgtttttattttctcataGAGGGTAATAATTACTAATGGCACTGcaccaaataaaataatgatataacaatttgtctaaaaataaatcacaattgtGCAATAACTGTCAGTTCCCTAATTCACCTCCTATTAACTTTCCTTGCTTCTGGGGCTAACTTTAAGTTTttaatccctggtaagataaacTAAACAACCAATAAAAAGGACTATTCTGCAAGAAACTAGAGATTTTGGGAATTGTGTgcgaacagattcatttaactgccAACGTGCCACTGACATGATTATTTTGTTAACATTaaccaaaaaatatattgtttagaTAATATTAATGAATTTCATTTTAACTATGTATAGAAATCTATaaactgtattgtcttcattgaaaaagtatttttttggctccagaaggactttaatccagatgagatgagacaaaatggctcttttgagagtgAAGGTTGCAGAACCCTGATCTAGATCAACATTGAGCTTAAGGCCTGCAGACCACATGAAGTTTAACTATAAGCTTAAGATTGAGCAAAAACCTTTCATGACTGCTGGAAAGATCGCCAGACCATGAACGCAACACTCTCACACAGTACAGCGGCATAAAAAGGACGCTGAATGTTgttaaaggcacaccgcagactttttgacctaaagagttgacccatatgagttattttaaatgattcctcaggccaatatacagagcttgacagtatcaatgctccgggCTTCATTCTTGAAATATCGATTATGTAAGTTTTGAGGAGATGAaccgtctttcaccaggtcatgtgacctggagaatgcctggagaacgtttcactttacgtggctcaggtggtagtgggtcgtcttctgatcgagaggttgggggttcgatcccagtacctgactatgtgtcgaagtgtccttgggcaagacactgaaccctaagttgctcccagtggtcgactagcgccttgcatggcagtcctgtcccactggtgtgtgaatgtgagagtgattgggtgaatgagctgatatgtaaagcgctttgagactgtttcagtgtggggataaagcgctatataaaatcaagtccattagtccatttaccatttacggcagtcacgtgaccacaggctcagatAGCTACAGTATAGTTCCCATGTATTTCCCGACTCAGccccattgctgtgggcagctgaaacgagttagcctctgtttacagccaaaagagcacaatctGGTAGTTTCATGTTGGGTTAATGGGTGCGCTAATTGTCGATAGTTTAGTTAAACGTGGATtttttagtaagggaagtcggcaagtcagatccgtaacttcgggataagaattggctctaagggctggggtgcgaagcagggctgggctcgcgccgcggctacagtctatggtggcggctgctcctccagcccatagactgtagccgctTCCCatcccagcccttagagccaatccttatcccaaagttacaggtcaactgctgtctgcatacacaatcaaaagacaaggaaaGCTGGCCTGACTGACTgatgatttttgcgacagtgctgcagcACTTGTGGCCACTCGGGGCTCttacgtgaaagttacaggtctagcgcccctagtggccaaaagttacacagtgtgcctttaaagtgagtgatttttttaaacttaaaattaagaaagaaaacaatCTGTTACACCTGACtgatgttttattgtattttgtaattgcaatacaattatatttattatatcaaAAAAATACATGGCCAACTGGTGGGCAGTGGGCCACATGGgtccctcagtctaattttgtgtggccttcataagaaacacaaaaaaggactccaaaaatactaataaaaggaccacaaaacaaacaatttgcCGTAGaatttgcctttaaaaaaagaaagcacaCTGAGTGAAAATGTCTTTGCAATGTtattaattgcaatttaatgGTAGGAGAGGAAACAAACAGCCACTCACCCTCTGTTTGATCTTCTCTGGGAGGAACGGGCCAATCATGGCGAAGACCGGTCGGAAGAACAAGGGCTCGTTGACTAGATGAATCCCTCTGACCTTCAGTGGGAACGAGtcctgaacaaaaacacacaaacagaattATGGACCCCTGATGTGAGCCATGATCAGTTCAAATGAATCAGTTTTGAACTTACAGATAAAACCAATGAGATCTTCCTGGCGAGGGAAGGGTTTATTTGGAGGGCGTGGCTTAGAGTCCAGCCCTCCAGGTCAAAGATGACCTTTACTCCTCGCCTCTGCGTCTCCGTCTCTGTGACAATGATTTCTGATGTCATCAGGCTGATGCTGAAGACCTGGAAGGGACACCATTCCTTTGGATTCCATTGTCCTTTAAACAGAGCCAGGACAGGAAGGGGTTACAGGAGCTTCCAGCTGGACTGTGGGAGTACgactgctgagtcatggtttaaaCACCACATACTGAGAAATTGTTGCAGAGTCATGGCTTGATTATTAGGTAACACTTTACGTGAAGTTTTATACAACGCTGacgttacgctgtcattattatgaataaGGTGTTGTGAAAGCTGTAAATTAAGTGTCAGTGGTTACCCTATCCCAGTGCTTCTCAATTATTTTCTgttaccccccccccacccaggaagaagaaaatattttcGCCCCCCCCACTCTCTACCAcgagtataaataatataatttatcaATAAAATTGTTATAAGTACACCGCCGCATAACATTGTATCCTTATtaacattaaagaaaacaaaaaaagaaaaaagaaagaaatagagATTTAAAGTGCATCAatttgactgaaaaaaataaaaataaaaaaaatttattccttatttaaattataaacgttttcaaaatcagaatcagttttattcgccaagtacagtttaaaaacaatacaaggaatttatcttggtggatggtgcgaagaacaaaaaacaaacaaaccagaaacactaaaataataataataataataataataataataataataataataataataataataataaaataaaaaaataaataaaatgaaaaaaaaaaaaaatatatatatatatgtaatgtgGGTCTAAGGCACCAAAGTCATGAAGTACTTAGATAACAAACAGGAAGGTCTTTCACCTGCTTTCCGTGAAGTGTTTtgcgataacacgtgttatgaattggcgctataaaaataaagatcCATTGATTAGTCAAGTTGTTTTGAGACATAATGGCCTctttcaatgacaaaataaaaaaaaaaataaaaaaaaacaagaattaaCAGAAGAaatgtatgctagcctatattacagtgctaaatatatacatacttcctacggatACTGCACtagaaataataaaatttaCCAGCAACATTAACTCAGGAGCACAatatataacacacaaaacaaaaataaataaaaacatttgtgcTGATTGACAAAAATTTTGATCCTAACACAGATAGTTTGtcatgtcaaaatgtacataaGCAATAAACAAACAGTCTGTGTAGCTGTCACTTGCTTCATCAAATTGTATTTTTGCAGCACTTGCTTCAACCAGCATGACAGAGATTAGCGCTGCAGGCAGTATCAGCTCCTCTGCTATGGTGTGGAGTTTTTACACTACCTTATGTCATATGATGCGAACAGTGCTCACTGGTTTATTGAAGTAGCATTCACAAAGTGG
This window contains:
- the ttpa gene encoding alpha-tocopherol transfer protein, whose translation is MSSGLKSKTAPPPPPQNSTRTRHAMSGPEVPDESVQVGPIVVLLRSRALQSTELASAQTLSDQFLIKFLRARDLDVDQALKLLLNYLRWRSNCPEISGRLCPSSVLGLLNTSYHAVLPLRDRAGSRVLLYRIGQWNPKEWCPFQVFSISLMTSEIIVTETETQRRGVKVIFDLEGWTLSHALQINPSLARKISLVLSDSFPLKVRGIHLVNEPLFFRPVFAMIGPFLPEKIKQRIHMHGAGFRDSLGDFFPRSILPTEYGGAGPGVHEVCQSWANQLLQWESYLQQVAAHPTGDVSADSSENADEEEEERRSLASGVTQSCDDLRNSL